The DNA region aatcggcatttatgtatcttgcatgtttcaaagattcctaTCGCACGCAAACTGTTCCACAAcaaccaaattcatctttgtcagattAACCCATTTCTCATACGTTCAAAATGGCCGCTTCAAAGAGGCTTTTgagatatggaataccgaacccgaagtagCCCACTccttccaaatatttttttcgtatTAACTCAAATTCGGAAAAAGATTGGCccttaaattttgcattttatattttcCGTTCCATAgggattatttattttaaattgcgTTGAATTTGACTAAgtagttctttagaagaagatttttaaaaatgcacccccctttttctacagtttcaaggttttctccgctttgaataaagatcggtctttcatttctgcaatttatgtTTGCGTtgccataaggatgctttgtgctaaatttggttgaaattggcctagcaggtttagagaagaagttcaaaatgtaaaaagtttacagacggacatacagacggacggacggacagacgacggacaaaatacgatcagaatagctcacttgagctttcagctcaggtgggCTAAAAAAGGtttcgcgttatttcgcctcatatgAAAATTCACCCTGAAGCCAATGCAAGACGGGTACGGTTGtgttacgactttgacatcgctttaaataaaggtcgtaATGTTCAGGCAAGTTGCAAATAAACCTATGTATGTTTTTCTTCGCTAATATTTCAGAAGTTtgctttgtttaaaattgatgCATAGCATGCGAGTTTCATAatcccaatcattcgggggacgaaaccaaacggttttcttttctaaacatcccatgatgcattttggtttttttttttcgtttgcccgaaagggaattatttttatttactttgaattttttaactttgaaaggagaccgattctgctggtgtaaataggagagaGTCCATAACTTTCAAAGATatatggtttgtatggaaaattatttgatactgtaattacaaaaaaaaatcggaccatggAACTTCAAACAAAATAGGAAATGGCGTAGTCCTGCAAGGGCGAAATGATGAACAATCCAATATTACAATGCAATATCAGTTATATTATGACGTTAATACTATCTTTGGTTACAATTTCAATCAACTACAATTGAAACTATTATATTAACCGTATACTAGTACATTTACGATGATAGAATGGAAAATTTTGTTTGCTAAAAACTACTTCAAAGTAACTtctgagattttaaaatcaactataATAAAAACTTTTGATTCGAAGGACATCGGGTCTGGAAAACTGTGTCAATCTCAAAGAGTTGTTTAATAAGAGTAACTTATCAAGAGGAACATTTCTAACATACACGGTAATAGGGTACAAAAGTTCTCCTCTATGGAATATAATTAGGCTTTTATAAACGAggaattgtttttttctttgtttttttttttttgttttttttttttacaagagaTCGGTTTAGCAATTAAAATGGCATGAGTACATACATGTCAGATATCACATCACACGGTTCTCTTTTCTACTTCAAACTGGACACTGGAAAACAACCTTCTCTGTAGCCATATCAGTGGCTATCAAAGTCACGTTGCCTTCAAGAACCATCGCGAGAGTTCCATTTTCGGTCTCGTTCGTTAGCACTCCAAACATTTCATCCTGAATGTCTTCAAATTCTTGCTCTGTTTCAGACTCGCCGGCTTCTATAACAAATTCTACTTCAATTTTCATTTCGGCTGATCTTTTTCTAGTCACTGCGCCACATATTACCTACAAACCATGTACCTagcaaaaaaaagttaatatagctttttatttaaacatttagcTATACACTGTATAATTTAACCTTTGATATAAGTAAATTTAGACCTTTTAATAcagaaaaaacccaaataacgttttaaaatatattaaaatataatcgTTGTTACAAAGAGAATGAAATTTACACCCTTTTTTCGCAGTCGAAAAAGTCTTATTAACAATTGTAACaagtattttaataaaaatgtaaataaaatacaaatcttAACAACGTTTCtaacaaatcaaaaataagcCTTTTCTGCGTTTCTAAGATCGTAGTGAGACCGCCATATATGTAGCgtattatatcaaatataaaatgtatgtaCAGATATTTCAACTTATTTATAATACCAGTTGTTACATCAACATATAACATTACCTTGTCATTTCCCATTTTACATTGGCTTTTGTATTTCTTACAAACATCTTTGAAATTGTAATTTGACAGGGAGTcgatataatttatttgaatttgttcTTGAACTTTTGGATACTTACAATTTccatcaaaataaaatgtagaTGACATTTTGAATGCCGCATTGTTGACTCCATTTGTTTCTACAATTAATTTCCAAatgagtgagagagagagagagagagagagagagggggtaaTAACAGAGGAAGAAAAAATGACAGTAATGTGACTATAATGTTAGGAAAACAAAAGTTACAACGCAAAATGTCCATCACTAAAAAGAACACTCGTGGAAATGAAATCATCACAAAGTACTTATAAACTTAAGATAAAATGCGCATTTCATGTAAGAGTTGTAACCTTTTGGAAGTGTTTTTTCTACAAGAGATCGGTTTACCAATTAAAATAGCATGAGTACATACATGTCAGATATCACATCACACTGTTCTCTTTTCTACTTCAAACTGGACACTGGAAAACAACCTTCTCTGCAGTCATATCAGTGGCTATCAAAGTCACGTTACCGTCAAGAACTATCGCGAGAGTTCCATTTTCGGTCTCGTTCGTTAGAACTCCAAGCATTTCATCCTGAATGTCTTCAAATCCTTGCTCTGTTTCAGACTCGCCGGCTTCTATAACAAATTCTACTTCAATTTTCATTTCGGCTGATCTTTTTCTAGTCACTGCGCCACATATTACCTACAAACCATGTACCAagcaaaaaaaagttaatatagctttttatttaaacatttagcTATACATTGTAGAAATAATATAACCTTTGATATAAGTAAATTTAGACCTTTTAATATCGAAAAAACCCAAATAACATTTTAagacatattaaaatataatcattgtTACAAAGAGAATGAAATTTACACCCTTTTTTCGCAGTCGAAAAAGTCTTATTAACAATTGTAACaagtattttaataaaaatgtaaataaaatacaaatcttCACAACGTTTCtaacaaatcaaaaataagcTTTTTCTGCGTTTCTAAGATCGTAGTGAGACCGCCATATATAAAACgtattatatcaaatataaaatgtatgtacagatttatcaacaaattttaataCCAGTTGTTACATCAAGTATAACATTACCTTGACATTTCTCATTTTACATTGGCTTTTGTATTTCTTACAAGCAtctttgaaattgaaatatgaCAGGGAGTCGATATAATCCATTTGAATTTGTTCTGGAACTTTTGAATCCATACAATttccattaaaataaaatgtagatGACATCTTGAATACCGCATTGTTGACTCCGTATGTTTctacaattaatttaaaaatgagagagtgagagaaagagagagagagagagataataaCAGAGGAAGAGAAAATGACTGTAATGTGTCTATAATCTTAGGGAAAAAACAAAAGTTACAACGCAAAAGGTCCATTACTAAAAAGACCACTCGTGGAAATGAAATCATCACAAACAAAGTACTCATAAACTTAAGATAAAATGCGCATTTCATGTAAGAGTTGTaccttttgaaaaatataaatatttaatttcactTTCAAGTATCTAATCGGGAAGCATTatacttatactttttaaggtTAAAACCTACTTGAGCATTATGGAATAGGGAGAGCCATTTCTGGCTCCCATTTTCCACTGTCTCCACAAACCAGCATTTCATAGAACGGGTAGCCAGGCTTGAAGTCGTGGTCTTTGCGACACTGGACCTGACAAAATTTCCCATCTAACCAGGTATCGGAGGCTACGGCGCCAGTTGTTGGTGGATCCGGGTCGTTGATACGTCTATGAAATactatatattaaaacaattccTAATATGAAAAGAGGATgctatttgttgttgttgttgttgttttaaatgaaataaatcattaGTCAATTtagtgtaaatgtatatttttagaaaatattttttttaccagtttattaAACTTTATAGACCCCagataatatttttgattttaatagaccATTCGACAATTATGAAGAGTGTAAATATAAggcttgttttattttaaattaaaaaaaattattcttagAAAAACCCCgacattttatttacagttCCAGAAGGAATAATCGTTAATTTTCTGCTATTATTTGAATAtcagaataaaattaaaatttgtaaaccTTAATGCATACTATCTAAACGACAGCTCCTATCATTTCCTTAGATATTATGTGGCTATTCATTAAAggggtatggtcacgattttcgtcaaattctatttttctatttttatttacaatgctttagaaatgcatttctaataatcaaatgaaatttgagagtcagtctgtaagttttaagcaagatacagagctcacaaatctgtgtcatgtaaacaaggctcgtgtcctgtttttgtttacataggttcaatttaccaattttacgtttatcacattcattttaggtctaaatttgaaattttcacttcaacattcaaaatgaaaacaaaagctttgttcacatgtcaaagaattgtaagctatataactcgcttataactcaacaaataacactcaaattttgtttgcctattaagaatgcctcactgaagcattgtaattattccaatcggaaaaataatttttgaccaaaatcgtgaccatgcctctttaaatCATAAGATGAGTTCTGGAAATTACGTTTTTATAGGAATAATAAACGTCAGtcttctgctactttttgactccctggatgaaattttaatttttaaaaccgtATTTCCCATCTACAGGACAACTGATATATTAACCCAAGATATGACGTACAGCTACTTATAGGTTGTAAGATAAGTTctggaaccatactttttttgccaaaaaaaaccaaacaaacaaaaaagtcatACTTTGTTGCCCACCGACCCTAGTGATAATAAATTCTGAAACCTGAACACACATCAAAATGACACCCTAAATCATATTCTGgtagatcatttggctactgcaaaaaTGTTCACGGTTTTGAAACGATactttttgaaatacatgtaaaaaaaaaagtcattattTACCCACTTAATGACCTTTAGGTCAAAATTGTTTCTGATACTGTTTGTGCATCTATAGGACACCCATAAACATATTTCAAGAGATGAATTGTCTATTGTTGAAAATGTAATAGGATTTTTAGGAACCAGGTTTTTGTGGAAAAACGTCATTtcttaccaattatttgacacCTAAGACTACGAGAGAATCCTTTTTACAAAACCACACCCCAAACCAAACTCCAAGAGTTTTTAGTTTTCAGGTTTATAAGATgtagtttgagaaagtaaaaataacagacggacggatggaccgggtaacaacaatataccagaactttctttagaaagtgggGTATAATGAATTAAACTTTTATAGTTTACGGTATTCAGTTGGAAATTTCGGGCATTAATCTTTTTGACAGCACCTTTATAAGAACTGTCAAATTAAGGCGTTGcttttccttttatttattttttaaaacttaaaataaccATATGTCTGTCTTGATTATGAGATATCTACCTTTACAGTCAGGAAAATGCCCCCTCCATTTTCCGTTGGCTTGACATAACATGACCCCACTTTCTCCCGGTGGCTTGTCAAATCCGACAGGACATATACGGTAGCACAGACTTCCATATTGAAATCCTTTTGTGCATTTGTGTTTCCAATTTCCCGGATGAATTGAGGGACACAGCGAGGCTGCAACACAAACATAAATTAACAGACATGGTAAAgattaatatgtttaaaattttgatatggtCGATTCACCACTAACGCACTTAATAAAAAAAGTGCATTATTATCTTAATATTATACCTTTACATATAGGAAGTGCTCTGCTCCATTTTCCATATTTATCACAATAGATTTGTCTAGGTCCATCCAGAGAGTAGCCGGGATAACAATTAAATTCACAAGTTGTTCCATATCTCAGATCAAGATGGTTGCACAGCAGAAGCCGGTTAGAACTAAGATTAATTTTTTGGCATCTGGTAACTATATTaacgcaataaaaaaaatcgacgatgaattgggtgatataagaaaaaatataaatattgccaACTAAACAAACTTATCcataaacaaattgattttacaaaaaGCCCAGATAAATAGATACtagtagatagatagatagatagattttaCCCAAAACAGTGATGTCAAAAGAACAACTGTCGGTCATTCCATCTGAAACAGTGGAGGAATAAGTGACCGTTGTCTTTCCAACAAAGGTATCTCCAGGGTAATAGGTAGCGGTTACTCTATACAAACAattcaaaagataaaacatttttctacaCGTTGGGaacaaatatataattgtttaatgaCCTTTAACatcttaaacatatatattttacttgtaATGATGTATCTCAGTAGGTGGAGTCCAATAAACCTTTGTACTTTTTTTCCCTTCGTCTGCTTGCACTTCAATATTCCTCGGACAATTTTTTAGCTTTGCTTTAAGAACTAGcagcaatgaaaaaaatttaagttataATCATTGCcatatttgatttttgttttcaattttaaatttaacaaaggCATGATTAACGCTCAGTCACACCTTACAGGCCTAGGCTAACTTTTATGGACGTCTGTTCTATCCCATAGAAACTGCACgatgtatattaatttatatgcagtttttttaacatttgacaTAGTTGATGTTGTCCGTTGGATTCGAGCCACAACTAGACAACTACCGGTACTGAGGAAGGGTGAATCAGACTTGCTCCGAAGTGACTCAACTGTCAGACAACCGCTTGAAAACCGTTTCATAAATGTGTATAATAATGTAtaataatacaatgtattagTTTGAACTTATATCCGTCATTTGACCGTTAATTTAGCTAAACGTTTCATGTAATCAAAAAGTTGGCATTTGTTTATATGCTTTAAGGCTTTAACTTGATCGCAAGAACGTGCAAAAACTACAAACCGACTTTTATGAACAGAAAACCAACCAACATGTTTACCTTTTTCCGTTAGTTTTTTTCATCCGTCACATCATCCTGTAAGGTGTGACTGGgacaataattttacaataaaataagaGACCATTCATAGGCAACAACGCTCGCCTAGACATACAGTTTATGTATCTCTATTATTCCAGcattgtctggcttttgagctaaaacTACACAATTTATGCATATTTTGCTTCAAACATcattttagacggggtcacgtgaccccgtctattggtttactgtcagccgaagtctcaaaccggaaggcacgcgtagaacacatgaattgagtctacgcgtaagaaaataatgcagaaagttttcatgcatttcagtaaatatgtattataaaaacacgcattaaatctttttaagtcctctgtgtatcaacaaaattctatttaaaaaataaacaaatagttttattgatcaaaatattcttgttcgagttcaaatgtggaatgagttacgtaactgaatgcacagcgccgttgacgatttagttggtgtacgagctcattaatcaatagaagaggttgatggcggaatcgaaattaaagttcccaaacgcaatgtgccatttttgaaaaattgtgacGTGTTATCCACAGATGTTTAacaattaaataggtgtttcattggcttccagtcttcttgcggtatgactgctgttcgtctctaaaggaattttgtacaaagaaaatagaaacaagtctgaatttgccatCTCGTttgttggctctttagttgattaaactgaatttaaattttaaacaatgcattgtaagcaaaatctataatagattatatattttggaagacttatacatcataatatataaacggtgtgaccgttggaccgagcgcagatttaacacagtgaagttttatttttgtataataaaacctatttaaaacgcacacagtaggattcGCCagcatggttgcctactcaaatcattcgtcaaagttaaactaaacgtcgcgtgctcagtctacattatgacgtcatatttcagacgtaaaacgttcaagttttgtcttcggaaataaccgaagagagttacgtgattccgattttttttttatttcttctttcattgttcatcaatttaattcatatgaatgccaatgtaataaaattgagtACTTTATttagtatctaaaagatcagttccgtgacgttaatgtttttattttccatctgataatttgataagacatacatagaactaatcgtgtttcttgattgaagctttactgaaacttatctggtttcctttttgatttcttttaattcagaATACCttttattgaaacactggaacttatttaatcgattttaggggcaataaacatcgataagacccagtcaatcaatgattgagctaactttttaaaaacaaaatggctgccaatatggcggcgcccagggctggaagaatttttttgggccttagtacccctggttcaactttcatttttcactgattttcttatatatacgtgttaccattaatcctcgcttcgtgAGGCGGGCTTCgtccgcctctcgctgcgctcggtataatatatacaagcttatcgattgaagaaccaagttaaatgttaatgttcatgttttccggcttagttggaatcaggcttggggtgaattacaatgtaaaataatgcattacatattAACATTACTTCATGAATAAGGTCATTAAATAACCATTATCATTACTTCATTTTCttgaaataatgcattacattaccattacatgagtaaagtaatgcattaccattactttgtgaaaagtcaataagtttttaaaaaagttatttaaaaactaaataaagagttttgtaaatatttcataaataaaacatgataaaatatttacaggtttatgttcattttcactatcaggttcaaattttatgacttatacaagattgctgttgcacttgtagttctcaaagtgaGGTTGGTcacgtaacatttacacgctgatggcggagttgacaatctctgttatttatgtctctgattttcggagtatgatttttaaggtcagacggcaagttcctcgagaatctttttgtTTCTCTCGTAatgaagagttccaataaaaaatattaattttataattattttaaaaatgattaaaatttaattcaacgTGGTTATGTGTCTaaatggccgagtggttagaaccgtggccactcactgccagaagcgtataggttctagaggtcgtgagttcaaaaaCCAGCCCCGGCCAAGATAGAGTtccaatatagtgaattttactgtgctgtatatgtatttatttttatatcagtaattcaagtgtatttttaagaagattatatagaaaattgcatactctagtattatgcagaaatgcctggtaaggaaAGCTTGTCAAAATAGTAGTAAACCATCAACAAATTCCTGTAAAAAggtatataaaattgaggaacgtgtcgtctgaccttaatgaaaggaacggttgtatcataattcgtgtaggtgatgcacaagtttacacaaaaaagtagtaattGGCGagcggatttatttttaccttttaattttgcatgattcgcaaatgaagaaaatcgtgtcagataagtcggtcttaaaaatcaaaatggcgaccgtgacaaatctttttattgtcaaagttcttggaatcttattgtaaaaattgatatttctaacgtcaggtgcctgtgtttgttatcggtatataAATGTTCACtatgtttgttaattcagcagttttagagttttcggggttttcataaaacttttattacggataccgtccgacttgtggattttcccttggattaCAAAactgaataaatctaatgattaaaattatctactttgatatagttgtttgattttcccaaTTAGTagtaattattaaaattttggggtcttattttacataatataccgttatgtcaattttctacaattatgaaggccgggattgagtaaaatttagacaaagtttCAGACAACTGCAAAAAAGCCGAAtaaacatagattgtaacaactaattcaaactcataaattttggatgcatattcgaggaaatccaggacaattacaaattcaaactttcaagaccccgtctttcagtactctcagtactttgattacttgatgcaagaaatagtgaCGTCCTACCGGAAGCataaggtcttgttaaaatggttctagatTTCGAATACCAGAGGTAAACCACATTTTGGTGAATGCATTTTGAAGCATCTTTGTCCTGCAAATG from Crassostrea angulata isolate pt1a10 chromosome 7, ASM2561291v2, whole genome shotgun sequence includes:
- the LOC128191336 gene encoding uncharacterized protein LOC128191336, which produces MEQLVNLIVIPATLWMDLDKSIVINMENGAEHFLYVKPRCVPQFIREIGNTNAQKDFNMEVCATVYVLSDLTSHREKVGSCYVKPTENGGGIFLTVKVDIS
- the LOC128191935 gene encoding uncharacterized protein LOC128191935 translates to MDSKVPEQIQMDYIDSLSYFNFKDACKKYKSQCKMRNVKVICGAVTRKRSAEMKIEVEFVIEAGESETEQGFEDIQDEMLGVLTNETENGTLAIVLDGNVTLIATDMTAEKVVFQCPV